The stretch of DNA ttggttgttttgtggGGGAGGCAAAAAGGAGGACACTGGCTGTTTTGTTATCTCTCATCTCTTCATTGGGAATTCAAACACAAATGCCAtgttcaacttttcctttccATCTTGCAGCAGCGAAGATGCAGTGAAGAGAGTTATGTATTATGTTTCTATACGTTGGAGTGGTGTACATCTATATTAGAAATCTCGACAGCGTCCGTTGGGTGGGCAACAGCGCTATATGTAGAGAGAAAGTGGAGAACAACAACGCAAGCAAAGGCACGTcggtcgttgttgttgctgttgttgttgttgttgaggtgTTGTGAGTAAGCAGATTTTAAGCAGACACGATAATATGACGACCCGTCCGTGGGGAGTCGGAGAAATAACGAGACAAGCCGAACAGTAATAGTTGGCGGCGTATTATataggcagcagcagtagccaaAATGCTCAAATGTGAAACGAGAGAAAGTACCGCGCAATTTGAATAACCTTTGCGCGCCACTTACCTCATTCGCCTCTCAATAAATGTCTCGCATTGCGCCAAAacctaaaaaatgaaagaaaaaagaaaagaagagggaatGTTGCATCCGAATCGAATCGACGATCTATACAAGTTGGAATCCCTTGAGCTTCTCGCGTGAGGACGATCAAATCAGTCGAGGTCTCAACGCCGACTGATTTTGATTGGATGATAGAGGGAGAATAAATCTCGACTGAGCGAGTATCTGTGCCAGTGCATCAAGAAGACTCTATATCCTTTTATATCGTCTGATTAACCCCCGAACCAAACCGAGAACTAGGCAGAGTCTATCGATGATTAGACACAAGGGAATCTTCCCCGCGATATATCCGTTTGTTGCGGGCTTGCGGCCGACAGGCCCCACCAACTTGGGGGCCTTATAACAGTCGTCCCCTCTTTTGAGGTGATGATGTACGGGGTATTCAAAGGGTTTTGGACGGCGTCAACGATGACGATCGGTTAGCAAACGGGGCACGGGATTTATGGCTACTCGTTTGGTATAGCTCGTCGGCCGCGCAGAGCTCGCCGCCAGCGGGACCGCATATCCAGCCTGGAGTGGTAGGCAGTACACACATAAAACTCTCTCTTTCGTCCTCAACACCGACGCGGCgcgttgatttgatttgattccttTTGCCCCTTTTTCGTTCCCTCGGCCCGCCACTTCATTTTGGGACGAGAGAAACAAGGAGAAGAGGAACAAGGACGAGCGGACACACACAGCAAGAAATGAATATTAAAGCAACAGGACAACCCCCCGTGGTCACAGTTAATCAGCCTTCGAATTGTCTTGCAGCTGGGAGAGAAGAAGCGCAGCGAGAAACGAAACGATGAGACTATCCCATCTCCTAAATATATAATCTCATTATGTACACGTATAGGGTCGTATAAAAACGCTAGACACTCACACcatagagcagcagcagcagcagcgtagattttttggggagaaatataataataactcCGACCAGATTATTCGTGGCGCAACGTCCGCGCGTTTTTGTCTTCAGAGTCGAAACTTAAACTCCATCAGGAGCGGCGGCGACCCGCTGATTGGCGTGTTAAATCGCCTAACTGgcctacagcagcagcaactagAAAGTCGTGCAGCAGCAACCGGGaggagatgatgatgggaagaaaaaaaaaaacaaaaaaaaatcatcattcCCGGCTCgcgaggagaagaagaagaagaagaagaaaatcctgTGCGTACGTGAGTTTCGTTTCGTTGTTGCATCGCAGCTTAATTGAGAATACCTGTTCGGTTCGGTCTCCACTAGACTATACATAATAAACCGAAATGCGTAATATATAGTCGAGTCATCATCTCAATGAAGCGATAAAGAACTGTGCTGGCTGATGATGCGGTCTGATCTTATTAAAGCGAACGAACGGACTTTCACTTTGAGTTTTatcagattattattatcgagTCGCCCTATGGCCTTCCTTCCCTTCCCCCCGACCCTGAGGAGCTAGGTGTTGAAGTGCAGACAGGTGTCGTcggttttctttccattttattcattttattgttCGGTACTTGTCCGTGTGTATaaactgtaataataatttcaaaaaaaccgGACCGCCATTCTTTTGTACGAATGCGTACGTACTCAACGACACGAATTTTGttcaagaaaaacttttttgtttcctttttttttatgtttttccaGTAGTCCAGAATGAATCAGTTGACCCCCCAGTGGCGTTTCCTGCGTCTGTTTGTACTTTGTTCAACCGACCGTGTTGCTCGGccgaaaatcaaaagacactGGAAATATAGAAAATTGTGTCGGGgggaaaaggaataagaaaaaaagatcaaaggTCTCGTCTATCTTTTATTCCGGCTTTTAATATTCTTTGGTTTGGCTACTTTATACAGACCGAGAAGTGTATAGTATATAAAACAGGTCCGGAGCCAAAAGGAAACCAAAGAAcaatgataaaataataataataccggCTGGTCAAGTGGCCCGGCCTATTTACAGTTGACGAGTGCTTCTACATATAGGCCGCAGGCTGCCACCGTTGGCCAATATGCCGTGCGGTTGACTGTTTCTATAGAGTTTCCTTCCAGTTGCACATACAGGCCTACTCTATAATACCCTGGCGGTTCAAAGGTCAATATATACCACTCAACTTCATAAGCCAAAAAGAGGGCTGCTGTATAATACAACTTGTAGGGACGTACCACGATGTATATGATAGAGTCCAGCATGTTGAAGAGGCCACCGGATATAAATGTCTACTATGCTACTCTCGTCGGGTCGCTATTGTATCGCGGCCTTTAGAAGACGAAATAAAGGGACTCTATACATCTCCACCTACTATGTGTACTTGTGTAGTGTAGAGTCGATCTTTTGGCGACAGCTGGTGCCACGCACTCTTTTTAACGCGGTCCACCAGGAGAAGTAATGCAGAGCAGAACTCTATAGACACAACATCGCCGACGAATCGGACCAGTTCGCAACACGGAACACATGTGAGCCTTTCTATTATACATGATGGAGAGGAGACCCCCTCGACGAATGAATCTCTGCTCCCCTTTTCATCTCTCTTATAACCTGagtctctctctagctctctaaCCTTTAGATGAGATGTTATAGACCCCCTCCATCATATCCCCTCCTATAAACCAttcaaacacaacaaaacatttcaaaggaaaaatatatataacgtCAGgagagaagagggaaaaaaatgaaagaatagaGAGAAGGGCCTCCTGGTTGAACGAGTCTTAATCTCGTAGTTCCAATCGAGTCAGTCAGTTACACATCAGCCACCCATAatcagctctctctctccgattttctcctcttttttaaaagagagcGCGTCGGTTGTTTTGttggggctttttttttttgttctctttttacATGTCGATTGCCTTCGTCGATGGAAAGGCACTTGTATAAGCGTTggctctctcccttttttcaatctctatacacacacacgcagtcCAACCTTTTGTGCTGGGCTCTTTCATCGTCGTCATCGACCATATGTCAACTGTTTGGCCGATTGAACACATGTACAGTCAACAAGATCGTTCGCTTTCACAATTCATTGGCTGTTTAAAGGCCGCAGTAAAGACCCCGGCCATTGTGATTGCTGTCAAAGAGATTTCGTCCCCTTTTTGAAAATCGCGCCGCAAATATCGCGGCCACCACCAACGCATTTCCATCCAGTCTTTTTGatcaactgttgttgttgttgtccgtgTGAGGAATTGTTCACGCGGCTTTGAGCATTTTAATCAACCGACACCTGCCCACCTTCCCACAGCGGTTTTCGCGGTAAGAGGATTATGCATATCATAGGCCTGGCCGAATTTCAATCAGAGAAATGGAACGGACCGATGCCCTTTCAAAGAGAATGCCGTGTCGAATCAATTTCAAGctaatatattattattatcataacACGATACATTATTTTCCGTTTCGCGCGGCCATTTTTCATCCAGAATATTATGCAGCCAagggaaattaaaaactgtGAATAGATGAAGCAAATGTGGCGGTTTTTGTCAAGGGAACAAGTACGTaggaagaaaatgagaaagtgTCGAtggaaattattcaaattgggAATGAAAGTAATACCGTCGTTATTTACACTCGACACGCACAAACTGACTAGATTTTCAATATTTGGTTTTGTCATGTTTGCTGAAAGGTGGACACGAAAGTCAACAACGTCAAGagtcaaaaaggagaagaaattaaaatacaaaaggaaaaccaaacacacacagacacacaattTCAAACCGGAATCACGTCCGTTCTTCTTTGAGGAGAaattccaacaaaaaaaaaaaaaaaaaacgaaaaacgttCAAATAGATTGCGAAAGAGTTATTGaccgttgttgttggtggccTTGCCTGCTGCCGGAGGTGCACCGACCGGCGCCGATGACTTATTGAGTAGCCCCGAGATAgcgaagctgctgctgttgctgctggcacTTGCATTGCTCGATTGCGACTCTGCCAGCATTCCGGCCAGACAACCGGATTCAGCGGACGTGGGCGACGATTGTCCAGGAACTGCCGTCGATCCTCCGACTGGCATGGGACTGCCGTTGGGTCCACTGGGCTGGAGATTGCTCCCAGGCGGATTGGTCATCATGGCCGTGACGGAAGCCGGAATGGATAATCCAGTCGTCTGGTTCATGTAAGTGACGACTCGTCGGAGTTCGTCCAGCGCGTTCGCCTGCATCATGATGTAATTTTTGGCCAACAACAAAGTGGCGATTTTGGATAATTTGCGGACGGACGGCGAATGGGCGTAAGGGATGACGCTGCGCAATTCGTCCAGGGCGTCGTTCAGATCGTGCATTCGTCTCCGCTCACGAGCGTTGATGCTCAGCCGGACGGCTTTGCCCTGTCGGTTTTTGCGGGATGATCCGCTGGCCGGATTGCTAGTCGTCAATCCGCCACCAGCCACTGACGACATTCCGGCTCCTGTCATTCCGCCCAAACCCATGACCGTTTGGTGGTGATGCGACGGACCCATCCTTCCGCTTCCACCACCGGATGTCTCCCCTTCGGACAGACTGTTGTGATGCTCCATTCCGCCGTCATCCGGATGGAAGTGCTCGTCATCGCTACCTGCGCGTTCAAAACATAATTAACatttaagcatttttttttctttcagaaaagaaaacaaacaaaacaccaagaaaaaccaacacaatcaacacacacactgaaGAGGGGGGGGATGGAAATTCAATTACGCTGGTGGCGCCTTCTCCCAAAAGTCATGAATTAAattaagaagaagatgggTGGCTCTCTGTTTCTCTTTGGGTAGAAATTAGAGGGTCGAACAAAAGGTCAGCGGTTCATTTAGTTTTTACTCTCTACTTCTACTCCTATTTCATTTTACTTGATTTTACTTTTCGCCTTCCCACTCACACAATAATGTCAGCCAGACAAAACACCAGAAGAGACTTTtcgagagagaggagagagaggagagaggcGGTCAGTTTTTTGTAAATGAGCCGAGAAAGGATAGGAGGGGGGTCTGTATGGATAAAAGAGGTGGCCAGTTGTATACAATGTCTACCTGAAGCGGATTCGGACAACTGGCGCCTCTTCTTGTTGCTGCCGATcggtttctgttgttgttgttgttgttgctgttgctggatgAACCACGGTGATAGGGAAGGGTGCATTCCTCCTCCCCCTGGGCTGACTTCTTTGCCGCCGAGATTGAAGTGATGCGAGatggaggcagcagcagcagcagttgatgGAGTCGAACAAACCGTCCGGTTGGTCGGAGAAGAGGAGGCGGTTGCGGAAGACGACGAAGGGGCAACTGCTGTCGACTGTCTCAACTTGTTCGAGCCTAGACTGGCCGAAGAAGTTGAGGATTGAATTCTTTCCACTTCGCTATTCAATCCGGCTTGACTCTTGATGATTGACATCAGCTTGTGCGACGGTTGACTGCCACCTGCACTCAAAGGCCCGCCACCGTAGTGGTtgccgtgctgctgctgccctggCCCTTTCAGACTGTCGCTCATCGGCGAGAAGAGACTCAGATCGGCTGCAGCCGCAAcggcagccgccgccgccgctgccgccaccgATGAAGACGATGACGACGGATTGCCGTTGCCACCGCTGCCGTACGGCCGGAATGAATCCGCAGCTGACGAGCTGCCGCCATGGCTTGTACTCAGATGATGGTGATGATTGTGGTGGTGGTACTGACTGGGCAGGCACAAAGTCATGACAGATGGCTGGAAACCTCCAAAATCCGCCGCGTCCATGATCCGACGTGTTCCTTGCTGCAACATCCGCAAGCAGGAGCGATTGACAATCCAGTGGGGGtgtcttcctttttctactcctttctttttgacaAATCAATCCAACAACAATTGATTCTTCTTGCTGTCGAAAGGTTTtctacaaaaattaaaaataaaaaaacccgagatatttttattgaactCAAAGTCGTTTGGGGGTTGAATGAACCATAAAACCTAATGAATTTCAATCTATAACCTAAATGGGTCAAAGCACTATACGGCCATCTAAACACGAGACAATGAACAGGTCATCTTTCTTCCTATAGCTCTTTACTTCGTGGGGacaattagaaaaatgaaatagtcCAGTCGAGAAGAAAgcaaagggggaaaaaaacagaaatataaaaagtggCAGGTGCTCTATTCATCGATGCCCTTAATACGCGGCACCCAACGTCCCAACACAattgacacacaaaaaaagtcaCAAAGTGCTACTGGAGGATTCCCCAATTTTTTATGgatcaaacaataaaaaacttaGCCCCTCACAAAAAGTAGTTCCTGCTGTTGTAAATAAAGACAATTGAGATacaacaattctttttttaaattttacctctGATTTCTGGAGTGAAAGGGCCGATCTCCAGCAGGTGACAATCTTCAATTCGGGCAGTAAATTTCACTGTGAGTTGATGTGgtatttttgtcttcttcccctttttagGAATATCcgtaaacaataaaaaccaTCGAGGAACGTTCACTTTGTCCGATGGGAAACTTAACAATTCAGTAGGGACGATAATACGAGGCCAGTCAGAGATTTCAGGAGAGAAGTGATGAGGTGCTGCTGGATTCTCTTTGATACCGTCCGCAAATACATCACACATGGATGGTGGTACGTGCTCCGATTCTCTTTCCAGAGTCTCCTCCTCCTTTACCCATCCTCTTTCATGTTttatcctctttttttttttttctttcgccctTTTTCCTTCCGGTGCCCTGTGTTTGGCCCGCGTGTGGCTATACGCACAGCATTGCAGCGGCTCCGCCGTGTGGATTAGATGCGCCTGCGCGTGCGGATGCGGGGAGGGATCAGGATTTTCCTCTAAAGCTCCTCTCTGCTGTCCCCCCGTCTCTGGTGATTATAAGCGAGAACGTGAGCCACGCCCATGATTACATCCCCAAAACCAATGGCCGAACGGCAATTATGCACCCGGCCGACCGACATTCGATTTCCGTGTAGAGATCTCTTGCTGGTGATTGAAACTCGGCTGCTGGGTGGTCCTTGATTAAGTGGGGTAACAGCTAGCCGTGATGGAGAGGCAAATTTATTCCTCCTAGATGGACTCTGACTAAATATCAATCGACACGTATACACACCTAATAAAATAACACGCCAATGTATATAGCATAGTATCTCTGATACACACTCAAGATTCACTCCTTTCTAATCCTATACCAGACTATCCGCGTGCACTGTATGTCTTTCTGCCATTTACGGCTTCGTGATTCATTGgttgatttctctctctcctcccctTCTTGTTGGACGCCTCAGCAGCCGAGCAGAACAAGAAAGTGGAGAAAAGAGGCGAAATCGTAATGATGTCATTTGGTATTCAAGAGGAGTGCCAAAAGCCATTGCTGTGCAGTCTTTTATCGATGGCGCATaacgaataataatatctatatatatatccgcTGCGTCTAAATAAAGAAATCCCCACAGTCTCCGTCATGTCGTATACAGTATCGTTTCacagttttattttcgtaCCGAAAACCTATTTTGCCTCTTGGCATTATTTCCCTGGGCCGATAGTTACTCACGCTCCGACGGCGACGCCATATCATCATCTAATGCATTATACATTGATcacgaatttttcttcttttctattattattattatttttatttttatctgtttgctgttattttatttgtttgtttttttaggtAGCTTTCCTatctgttattttatttatttgccgAATTTGCGATGACGAAGCCAGACTGATCGCCACTCAAAAAACTCAAAAGTGAAATCGTGAAAAATGGTGTCGAGtggtgaaaaatgaaaacatcgtCACctacacacgaaaaaaaaatattatttagaaaattcgCCTGTAATACATAATAGCAAACAATGCAAAGCAGAGAGATCCGAGAGGCTCTCATTGATCAAAGTCTGGTTATAGAATAGAgaatatcaattttttttcttgttcgattATCACGTCATCGATGCGGAGACCTTTCCCTCATCCAACATCATCTCTATACGCACATCATGTAggtcttttatttatatatatgacTTTATATCTCTCCCTCCCCTCAGCTCCTCTCTCTAGTTATTCTCTGCTGGCTTTCAATGGAAAGATGGAGAGGGGGGGCATCTATATAATGGCATAATGCTTGGGCGATGTGTTTGCGTTTGGTTGAACTGTTGATTGAATTACGGGCGCGATCCAggggattgttgttgttgtgtgtgtataccccAAAATCAACATCTGGTTTGATACCATCAGGGCTAAAACGCTCGGTGATGGTATCTATCGCCAAGTCATTCAATTATATCCCATCAGCCTTATGCGCTTGACAATCTCTTAGCAGTTCCCCGAATGCTTTCAACTGGCATCACAATTTGTTTCGTCAAAACGGTAAACGAGGCGTCACACAATCATGCCGACGGTctcaaatgattttcaaagCCGATTGGGAATGACTTTCTTCCTTCGATGGCCTATGACACTAAACTACTGAAATGCATTTAGTTCTTACATTGGGTTAGGAATTTCGTTATCTGTAGGGAGAAATCTACGGTCGGCGGccgttgattttgtttttcacttgaGCGGTGATAGAGTGAGGTACGAGTACGAGTCAGTGTGTGTATTTACAACGAGGCGAGTCGAATCGATGGGTTATGGGAAGAGCGTGGGACGGATCGTCCCATATCGAATGGCCTTTAGCCCAACTAACGCAAACTATAACGCCAACGCAGAAACCAAAAACCCAGGCCTGCTGTGTCTGGCGCCTCTATACCACGACGGCCTGACTCAtggcgaaaaataataatacaaaaagaaaagttcggCGTATTAATTTACTAATGTGTTATGCAACACTGGAATGAATTTTGAGCGAGCGCATCCTCCTATTCATCATCACATTCTCAAATTGATTTGTGAACTTGGTTACACACAGGCCCCGGCGCGGTGTTAGCGACTGTTCGATTGACCGCCGTGCGGGGGGAATAACTTATGAGATTATTATTTACGTGTCGCGGCGTTATTTCCCTTGGAAATTCTAGACGTTATTCGTCGGCGTGGTTTACTtataataagagaagaagaagaagatcttttttcttcttctttttttatttttttttattttgcgcttCACATTTTTCGATATGAATATGAAACCCATCAAATGCGCAACGGTCAGTGA from Daphnia pulex isolate KAP4 chromosome 4, ASM2113471v1 encodes:
- the LOC124192288 gene encoding class E basic helix-loop-helix protein 22-like; translated protein: MLQQGTRRIMDAADFGGFQPSVMTLCLPSQYHHHNHHHHLSTSHGGSSSAADSFRPYGSGGNGNPSSSSSSVAAAAAAAAVAAAADLSLFSPMSDSLKGPGQQQHGNHYGGGPLSAGGSQPSHKLMSIIKSQAGLNSEVERIQSSTSSASLGSNKLRQSTAVAPSSSSATASSSPTNRTVCSTPSTAAAAASISHHFNLGGKEVSPGGGGMHPSLSPWFIQQQQQQQQQQKPIGSNKKRRQLSESASGSDDEHFHPDDGGMEHHNSLSEGETSGGGSGRMGPSHHHQTVMGLGGMTGAGMSSVAGGGLTTSNPASGSSRKNRQGKAVRLSINARERRRMHDLNDALDELRSVIPYAHSPSVRKLSKIATLLLAKNYIMMQANALDELRRVVTYMNQTTGLSIPASVTAMMTNPPGSNLQPSGPNGSPMPVGGSTAVPGQSSPTSAESGCLAGMLAESQSSNASASSNSSSFAISGLLNKSSAPVGAPPAAGKATNNNGQ